The following nucleotide sequence is from Streptomyces sp. NBC_00237.
CATCGGCTCGGGCCCGGCCGGTCTGGCCGCCGCCCAGCAGCTCACCCGGGCGGGCCACACGGTCGCCGTGTACGAGCGTGCCGACCGCATCGGCGGGCTGCTGCGCTACGGCATCCCCGAGTTCAAGATGGAGAAGTCCCACATCAACCGCCGCATCGAGCAGATGCGGGCCGAGGGCACCAAGTTCCGCACCGAGATCGAGATCGGCCGGGACATCGACGCGGCCAAGCTGCGCCGCCGGTACGACGCGGTCGTCGTGGCGGCCGGTGCGACCGTGTCCCGCGACCTCCCGGTCCCCGGGCGGGAGCTGAAGGGCATCCACCTCGCGATGGAGTACCTGCCGCTGGCCAACAAGGTGCAGGAGGGCGACCTGACCGTGTCCCCGATCACCGCCGAGGGCAAGCACGTCGTGGTCATCGGCGGCGGCGACACCGGCGCGGACTGCGTGGGCACCGCCCACCGCCAGGGCGCGGCCTCCGTCACCCAGCTGGAGATCATGCCCAAGCCGGGCGAGGACCGCAGCCCGGGCCAGCCCTGGCCGACCTTCCCCATGCTCTACAAGGTCACCTCCGCGCACGAGGAGGGCGGCGAGCGGGTCTACTCCGTCTCCACCACCCACTTCGAGGGCGACGAGGACGGCAACGTCCAGTCGCTGCACCTCGTCGAGGTGGAGTTCAAGGACGGCAAGCTGGAGCAGAAGGCGGGCACCGAGCGCGTCCTCCCCGCCCAGCTCGTCACCCTGGCGATGGGCTTCACGGGCACCGACCAGGCCAACGGCCTCGTCGAGCAGTTCGGCCTGAACCTGGACCAGCGGGGCAACATCGCCCGCGACGCCGACTACGCGACCAACGTCGACGGCGTCTTCGTCGCCGGAGACGCGGGCCGGGGCCAGTCCCTGATCGTGTGGGCCATCGCGGAGGGCCGCTCGGCCGCCCGAGGCGTGGACCGCTACCTGACGGGCGTCAGCGCGCTCCCGGCCCCGGTGAAGCCCACGGACCGCTCGCTCATGGTCTGACCGACAGGCCCCTTAACCAGGGGTGCCCCACTCGTGCGCCGGTCGACCCTTCTGGCGTACGGTGTCCAGAGCACCACCCACAAACGTCCCGCCCAGCGTCGTGCGGAACTGAACGCGGCGCCCGCCCCACATCGTCCCCGACCGGACACGGGGCGGGCGCCGCGGCGCGTCCCGGGCCGGGCCCCGGAGCCGAAGGGCCGGGCGCCCCTCAGGACCCCTGGTTCCAGAGCGTCTCGAAGCGCTGCTTGCGCCGCCGGACCTCCTCGGGCTGGAGCGTGATGAGCGTCGTCTCGATCTCCGGCTCGGGCTGCTCGCCCACCGCCAGGGACATCTCGTAGCTCACCGCGTCGTCGAAGACGATGAAGTTGTACTTGGGCTCCAGCTTGGTCTTGGGGTCCAGGTCCGTCATCGACACCACGCGTACGTCGATCCCCAGCGCGGTCTGATGGGTGCGCAGCCCGATGATGACCGGGTCGTCGGGGCTCTGGTCGTCACCCACGATGAACAGCCGGCGCACCGCCACGCGGCGCGGCACGTTGATGGCCTCCCGCTGGGCGCGCAGATAGCTCTTGCCCAGCTCCGTGCCCCAGAACGCCTGGTCGATCGAGGTGCTGGTGGCGTCGATGGACCGGGTGGCGCTGCGGGTCAGGGTCAGCAGCCAGTCGTGGTCCTCGCCGGGATACCTGGCCACCCCGGACCGCAGGTCGTGCACCAGCTTGGCGAGCCGGGTGACCTCGGACTGGGCGAAGGCGTGCACGATCTCCGGGGTGCTGGTGCGGAACTGCGCCGCCTGCGTCACCAGCTCCTTGACCTGCTCCGTCGGCAACGAGGAGTCCTCCAGCATCTGGAGCAGCCTGGCCGAGTCGTTGACCCGCTCGATGCCCCGCCCGACGGTGTCCTTGACCTCCAGCGCGTGCTTGTCGAAGCGCTTCTCGGCGCTGCGCAGCCGCCGCTCCACCTGGTGCAGGTACTGGAGCATGAAGGTCGCCCCGCCGATGAACACCGACAGGGTCAGCTTCCACAGGTCGTTGTCCGGGCCCCCGCCGCCCACCAGGGAGGTCAGCCCGTAAGCGATGCCACCGGCCAGTACGGTGACGATGGCCTTCTGCAGGAGGGGTGGTATTCCGTCGTTCATTTCAGCTCCCCGATGTGGGTGCGCGGCGTGCGGACGATACGGACGTGCGCGGCGGCGGTGCCACGCCCGGCAACGACAGGGCCTGGAGGGCCAGTTGGTCGCGGATGCGCTGGACGAGGGTCTGCCACTGCCGGGTGAAGCCCGGCTGTAGTTCCAGACCGTTCCAGAGCTCCGGCAGTTCCCGTCCGCTGCGGGCGCCCGGCATCCACAGGTGCAGCAGATGGCTGACGGCGGGGCCCAGCCGTTCCACCAGCGCCGGACCCGGCAGCGAGCCGAGCGGGCTGCGCTCCACCACCCGTATCAACGTGGTCAACAGCCAGTCGTGCAGGGCGAGTTCTTCGCAGAAGGCCGGTACGGCGGCCACCGCTTCGAGGTCCAGGGGGCCGGGCAGCAGCAGGAGCAGGGTCCGCGTCTCCTGGTCGGCGATCGTGAAGCGCACCGACGGGGCGGCCCCCGGCGGAGCCTGGCGCACCGCCCAGCGCAGCCGGGTCCGCCGCGACTTCAGCGGCGGCCGTCCGTCCAGCAGCGGATGTTCCCGTACGCGTTCCAGCAGGCGCTCCGCCATGGCGCCCGGGTCCAGTACGCCGGGCTCCCCGGCGGGGGCGGCCAGGAATCCGGCGGTGAGGTCCTCGGCCGTCGCGCGGCCCAGCCGCTCGACCACGCCGGGGCGCACCAGGTAGTGGCTCCACGGCAGTCGGCCGGACGACGAAGTGACGTACTGGAAGCGGGCGTTGGCCTGGAGGACGCGTCCGCCGGTGAGTGCCGCGTGCGCCCGGACCGTACCCACGCCGCGCACCCGGGAGCCGGAGGCGGCGGGCAGTCGGCAGTCCACGCCCGTCAGCAGGTCCGGGGAGACGGCATAGGCGTTGGGGCGCTCGGACACACGCACCGGCTCGTCGGGGCGCAGGCCCAGCAGGCGGGCGGACGCCTGCGGGGGCAGCGGCAGCGACGTCTGGAGGAGGGCGGTGCGCACCTCGCCGCAGACGACGACCTCCTCGGTCTCCGCCTCCTTCTCCTCCGTGGCGCCTGCCCTGGTCGTCGCGTCCGTCGCCTCCGTCGCGTCTGTTACGTCCGTCGCGTCTGTCACGTCCGTCACGGCTCCAGGGCGAACGCGTAGTGCGCCCGGTCGGGCAGTTCCGGCGGCAGGACCAGGCCCTCGCCCCCGGCCCGCTTCTCCACCTGCGCGCGGACCTGCGCCTCGACGTGCACCTGGCCCAGCAGCACCCGTACCGCGTGCTCGACGGGCAGGAAGCGGGTGGGCAGGACGGAGAAGGTGCGGTACGCGGCGAAGGGGTGGGCCCGGGGGCTGAGCCGCAGCAGCGGGGGCAGCGCGTCCCAGTCGGCGGGGAAGGCGCCGCCCAGGTCCGCGAGGTCCTGGGCGCGCAGCACCGCCGCCCCGTCGTGCCGCAGCATCCCCAGCCGCAGCAACTGCCACACCCCGGCCAGGAACGGGCAGGACCACAGCCGCTCGCCCTTCTTCTCCTCGCTCCACAGCTCCACGTCGAGGAACACCGAGTGCTGCCGGGCCCCGGTCTCCGAGGGCGGCGCCCAGACGGGCGGCGCGCCGCGCATCGCCTCGGCCGCCTCGCCGTCGTGCGCCGAGGGGCCGCGCTGGCCGTTGCTCAGCCAGCCGCTCTCGGCGGCGGGCGGGCGGGAGCCGTCGCTGCCGGGCGGCGGCGACTCCACGAGCCGCCCCTCCACGGCGCGTGCCGGTTCCAGCTCCCCGGCCCGCGCGCAGCCCGACTCGCGGGCCAGGTAGTCGATCCGTACGCCCGCGGCCTCGGCCTCCTCGCACAGCATCGGCAGCAGCCGTTCGGGGGAGGAGAGGCGGCTGAAGTAGTCGTCGACGAGGAAGCAGGTGCTGACCCGGGTCCGGCGGCCGTGCGTACGGACCGCTGCGGCCCGGGCCGCGTCCGCCCACGGCCGCACCTCCTCGAAGTGCGCGCGCAGTCTCTCCCGGCCCGCCGCGAAGTCCTCCATGTACAAGTGGCCTAGTTCCAGGGAGAGATGGGACAGCGCCAGGGCCTCGGTGCGGGGGTCCGCGGTCTCCTCGCGGAACACGGGCTCCATCAGAACTCCTCCCAGGCACTGTCGTCGACGAGGCGACGGGCCAGCTGCTCCAGGGCGTTGCGGGTCTCCGGGTTCGCCACCTGGGTCTCCAGCACGTCCTCGTCGGTGATCAACTGCTCCTGGAGCTTGAGTACGGGCTCCTCGGGGATGCTCCCCAGCACCTTGCCGTGACCGAGCCCGTTCTCCGCGGCGAGCGTGTTCAGCTGGCGGCTGACCGCGTGCATCCACACCGCCTGGGGCGGGCGCGCGTACTTCACGGCGGGGGAGTCGGAGCCCGGGACCACCGCCCGTACGAAGCGGAGCGCCGCGCGCAGCCGGTCGGGGTCGTGTCCCAGCGCGGCCCCGCCCGCGAGCACGCCGCGTTCGCCGTACACCAGTCCCGCGGCGGCGAGGATGTGCTGCCGGGTCCACCGGTGGAAGACAAGCCAGCGGCAGGGGATGCCGCGCAGTTCGGGGCGGACCGTGCTCTCCAGCGCCATGTCCAGGGCGAAGGAGCGGCCCGCGCTGAGGTCCACCAGGACCAGGTCGAACTCCTCGTCGAGCCGGGCGAAGAGCTTCGTGCAGCGGTTCACGGCGTCCTTGCCGGTGACGAACTCGCCGCCGCTCAGGTCGCCCGGCACCAGTACCAGGCGGCCCGCACCGGCCGGGGCGTAGCGCAGCGAGTCGTGCTCGGAGCGGTCCCACACGTCGATGCGCAGCGGCTCGGCGACCGCGCCCCGCAGATAGCTGTGCAGGCCGCCGGACGCGGCGCCGCGCAGGACGCCGGGGACGTCGAAGACGGCGGCGGCGGTCGGGGAGCCGAAGTCGAAGTCCAGGTAGCAGACGTCGTCCCCGCGCAGGGCGCGGCGGTAGGCCAGATTGGCGCTGGTGACGGAGCGGCCGGTGCCGCCCTTGTCGGACGCGGCGAAGACGAGCACGGCTCAGCCCCCCTTGGTGCCGGCGTCGCGGGCGCGCGTCAGCGAGTCGAGGGTGCCCAGGGCTTCCATCGCCAGTGCGCAGGCGGTGCCCGGCTGCTCGGCGACCACTCTTCTGGCGCGTCGCAGGGAGATGTCCACGGCTTTCAGGGCGAGTTCCCGGTGGGAGTCCTCCTCGCCTTTCGCGTGCATCAGCTCCGCGCCGAACAGATGCCCCGCCTCGATGAGCAGAGCGGTGGCAAAACTGCTCAACTCCCTGCTTCTGATGGGTGGTTGCTCGTAGAGGTGGGTGGCGGCGACCATGCTTTCCGCCATGCGTTCCGTCATGCTCCAGGACACCGGTTGCTCGGAGGTGTCGGGGGAGTGCGGGTAAACCGCCCGTACGTTGTCCCAGAGCCGGATGCCCCGGCCCCGGGAGACCCGGCGCCGCCACAGGTGTTCGAGAAGGGATTCCGCGAGCCGGATCAGCCGGTCATAGGCGTCGATGTTCTTCGAGAATGTCGCAAGTTGAACGGTCCGTTTGAAAAGCTGCGCGGAGAAGTCCGACATTCGCCATTCGAGGGGCGGCCCCAGCCTTTCCGTCCCCAGCAGCGGCAGCCGCACCCCCGGGTTGTGCAGGTCCACCGCCGGGTCGCCGGGCGTCATCCGCCGGGTGATCCTGCCCCGTACCGCCAGCTCCTCCATGACCGCCACGGTCCGGGTCAGGTCGTCGTCGGTGGCGCGGCGGCGCACCAGGTCCTGGACGAGGATGGCGGCCACCGAGAGCGAGTAGTACTCGGACTCGGTCTGCGGGCCCGTCGCGGGCCACGGGATGTCCTCCAGCGGCCAGCTCCCGCCCTCCCCGAAGCGGGCGATCGTCGACCAGTACTGCTGGGTGATCTCCCAGCGCATCCGGAGCGCCTCGGAGAGCCGCTGCTGCTCCTCGTCCAGCAGGCCGAGCGTCAGCGTGCGCTCGGAGAACAGGTCGGCGATGCCGTCGAGGGCGACCACCGTGAAGTAGAGATACGGAACGTCGGCGGCGACCCCTTCGTACTGCTCGCCCGCCGCCGCCCTGGTGGGGACCTCGGGGGCCCCGTCGACCAGTCCCCAGGACCAGCCGCACTCGAACATCAGGTTCTCGTTGGCCAGTTCCTTGCGGACGTCGACCCCCAGGACGAAGGAGTCGCCGATCGCGGCCCGCAGCGGCTTCAGCCGCCGCTGGAGGTGCTGGACCACGACCCGGGTGGGGGCGTGGTCCTGGTTGACGAGGGAGAGCAGGTTCTGGCCGCGCGGCGACTCGATGTCGAAGGTGCTGACGCTGAAGCTGCGCAGAAGGCTGATCATGGCGGCGGTGAGGCGCTTCTGCGTCTTCGCCTCCAATTCCCTCGCCAGGTCCACGATTTCTTCGCGCCGCGGCGACCTGAGGAACACCTTGAGGAATCCGAGGGTCGCCAGAGAAAGTGTCACCGACATCGAATAGGAGTCGACAACACCCAATTCGCGCTGCTCGTCGGTCAGTTTCGTGTCGGTGTCGACGGGGTTGAAGTAATAGCCCCCGGAGAATTTCGGAGTGCCGTCCTCCGCCGTGTGGGCGCGCGTGAATTCGGTGAGGATGGAAAGGAGCCGCTGCGGAATGTCGAGCCGACCGCCGAGGGATTTCAGTACGTCCAGTACGTCGTCGGCCGTCTCGTCGGGGGAGTCGATCCTGAATGCGGGGATCTCGGTCGCCGGATACAGCAGGCACAGCAGCCGCTCGGCGTCCGCGACGCTGCTCTTCGTGCCCCACTGGCCCCATTCCCAGGTGCCTTTGGGGAATGAGCTGCGGGCAAGTGCCTGCCAGATTTCCAGAAGCTGCTGCCGCGGTTCGATCCGCATCCCCCGTGCCCCCTGATCTCCGATGTCGCGGCTGTGGCTACAGGGTGTGCCCGCAGACCAGGATCATGCCCTTGAACACGTCCTCGGCGCCGTCGCCTCCGAGGGCCGCACCGCCGTCCGCCGTGCTGCCGTCCGCCGCGCCGCCGTCCGCGCCGCCCTCGTCCTTCGCGGGCTTCGGGAGGCAGATCGAGTGCATGCGGAAGGTGCTGAGGTCGACGCGCTTCTCGAATGCCTTGTACACCTCGCCCTCGCCGACCGAGTACGCGGGGAAGTGCTGGTTGCCGACCCGGTAGCCCGTGGAGTGGCGCATCAGGGCCACGGCGAACGGGGAACGCGGGTGCAGCGCGCCGGTGAACGCGCCGACGGCGTCGTCGAACTCCTGGTACTCCGACGAGAGGGACTCGGCGACGAACATCATGGTGCCCAGGTCCCACTTGGACTCCGGCGGAAGGTCCGGCAGGTCGAACAGGTTGCCCGGCAGGACCGTGGCGGTGTCCCTCAGCCGGGTCCGGTCCTCGGTGCCCTTCGCGTCGCGGTAGGGCTTCCCGTCCGGTCCTTCCGACAGCACTTCCCAGAACGAGTCCCACATGGGCGCGTGCTTCTGGACCTGGTCGCCGAGCCAGGCGGTGTTGCTGGTGGAGAGTTCGTAGAGGGTGGTGCTGCGGCACCAGGGGAGCTGCGCGAGCGCCGGGTACAGATTGGCGCCGGTGCCGACGTCGATTCCACGGAGGGATTTGTCCGGCGTCAGATGCAGGGCGAAGAACTTCCGGACGATCTCCAGGATCTGCCGGTCGCCCTCGTAGAGTTCCGCATAGTGCATGGCTGCATAACAATCCGGATCAAAGCGATTCCATGGGGCCTCCTCATTCTTGCCGGAGACCTTGATGCGGGAATCGGCGAATCCGGAAGGGACTACTTCGCTCCCGGCGGTTCGCGCGGATGTGTCAGCCATCTATCCATCGTAGCGGCCGTAACCTTCGGCGTCAGCCTGTCCGTCCTTCTCGTTCGAAGGGCACGGTTGATCGTTTTCCGGCAATCGGTTCGCCCGGCGAGTTCGTCATGCATGCGGTTCTGATCATCGGGCGGTTGT
It contains:
- a CDS encoding glutamate synthase subunit beta — encoded protein: MADPKGFLTTGREVAQSRPVGDRVKDWNEVYVPKSLLPIISKQAGRCMDCGIPFCHNGCPLGNLIPEWNDYAYREDWRAASERLHATNNFPEFTGRLCPAPCESACVLGINQPAVTIKNVEVTIIDKAWDSGDVTPQPPERLSGKTVAVIGSGPAGLAAAQQLTRAGHTVAVYERADRIGGLLRYGIPEFKMEKSHINRRIEQMRAEGTKFRTEIEIGRDIDAAKLRRRYDAVVVAAGATVSRDLPVPGRELKGIHLAMEYLPLANKVQEGDLTVSPITAEGKHVVVIGGGDTGADCVGTAHRQGAASVTQLEIMPKPGEDRSPGQPWPTFPMLYKVTSAHEEGGERVYSVSTTHFEGDEDGNVQSLHLVEVEFKDGKLEQKAGTERVLPAQLVTLAMGFTGTDQANGLVEQFGLNLDQRGNIARDADYATNVDGVFVAGDAGRGQSLIVWAIAEGRSAARGVDRYLTGVSALPAPVKPTDRSLMV
- a CDS encoding SCO2521 family protein, coding for MTDVTDATDVTDATEATDATTRAGATEEKEAETEEVVVCGEVRTALLQTSLPLPPQASARLLGLRPDEPVRVSERPNAYAVSPDLLTGVDCRLPAASGSRVRGVGTVRAHAALTGGRVLQANARFQYVTSSSGRLPWSHYLVRPGVVERLGRATAEDLTAGFLAAPAGEPGVLDPGAMAERLLERVREHPLLDGRPPLKSRRTRLRWAVRQAPPGAAPSVRFTIADQETRTLLLLLPGPLDLEAVAAVPAFCEELALHDWLLTTLIRVVERSPLGSLPGPALVERLGPAVSHLLHLWMPGARSGRELPELWNGLELQPGFTRQWQTLVQRIRDQLALQALSLPGVAPPPRTSVSSARRAPTSGS
- a CDS encoding SCO2522 family protein; this translates as MMEPVFREETADPRTEALALSHLSLELGHLYMEDFAAGRERLRAHFEEVRPWADAARAAAVRTHGRRTRVSTCFLVDDYFSRLSSPERLLPMLCEEAEAAGVRIDYLARESGCARAGELEPARAVEGRLVESPPPGSDGSRPPAAESGWLSNGQRGPSAHDGEAAEAMRGAPPVWAPPSETGARQHSVFLDVELWSEEKKGERLWSCPFLAGVWQLLRLGMLRHDGAAVLRAQDLADLGGAFPADWDALPPLLRLSPRAHPFAAYRTFSVLPTRFLPVEHAVRVLLGQVHVEAQVRAQVEKRAGGEGLVLPPELPDRAHYAFALEP
- a CDS encoding SCO2523 family variant P-loop protein; translation: MLVFAASDKGGTGRSVTSANLAYRRALRGDDVCYLDFDFGSPTAAAVFDVPGVLRGAASGGLHSYLRGAVAEPLRIDVWDRSEHDSLRYAPAGAGRLVLVPGDLSGGEFVTGKDAVNRCTKLFARLDEEFDLVLVDLSAGRSFALDMALESTVRPELRGIPCRWLVFHRWTRQHILAAAGLVYGERGVLAGGAALGHDPDRLRAALRFVRAVVPGSDSPAVKYARPPQAVWMHAVSRQLNTLAAENGLGHGKVLGSIPEEPVLKLQEQLITDEDVLETQVANPETRNALEQLARRLVDDSAWEEF
- a CDS encoding SCO2524 family protein; its protein translation is MRIEPRQQLLEIWQALARSSFPKGTWEWGQWGTKSSVADAERLLCLLYPATEIPAFRIDSPDETADDVLDVLKSLGGRLDIPQRLLSILTEFTRAHTAEDGTPKFSGGYYFNPVDTDTKLTDEQRELGVVDSYSMSVTLSLATLGFLKVFLRSPRREEIVDLARELEAKTQKRLTAAMISLLRSFSVSTFDIESPRGQNLLSLVNQDHAPTRVVVQHLQRRLKPLRAAIGDSFVLGVDVRKELANENLMFECGWSWGLVDGAPEVPTRAAAGEQYEGVAADVPYLYFTVVALDGIADLFSERTLTLGLLDEEQQRLSEALRMRWEITQQYWSTIARFGEGGSWPLEDIPWPATGPQTESEYYSLSVAAILVQDLVRRRATDDDLTRTVAVMEELAVRGRITRRMTPGDPAVDLHNPGVRLPLLGTERLGPPLEWRMSDFSAQLFKRTVQLATFSKNIDAYDRLIRLAESLLEHLWRRRVSRGRGIRLWDNVRAVYPHSPDTSEQPVSWSMTERMAESMVAATHLYEQPPIRSRELSSFATALLIEAGHLFGAELMHAKGEEDSHRELALKAVDISLRRARRVVAEQPGTACALAMEALGTLDSLTRARDAGTKGG
- a CDS encoding SCO2525 family SAM-dependent methyltransferase, translating into MADTSARTAGSEVVPSGFADSRIKVSGKNEEAPWNRFDPDCYAAMHYAELYEGDRQILEIVRKFFALHLTPDKSLRGIDVGTGANLYPALAQLPWCRSTTLYELSTSNTAWLGDQVQKHAPMWDSFWEVLSEGPDGKPYRDAKGTEDRTRLRDTATVLPGNLFDLPDLPPESKWDLGTMMFVAESLSSEYQEFDDAVGAFTGALHPRSPFAVALMRHSTGYRVGNQHFPAYSVGEGEVYKAFEKRVDLSTFRMHSICLPKPAKDEGGADGGAADGSTADGGAALGGDGAEDVFKGMILVCGHTL